One window of the Triticum dicoccoides isolate Atlit2015 ecotype Zavitan chromosome 3B, WEW_v2.0, whole genome shotgun sequence genome contains the following:
- the LOC119280470 gene encoding thioredoxin-like has translation MSLTTNVDVFKPPRRGYYWSYYIITSSQELESALAQTYPVVLMFWASWNEPCRVMMRPFRAMAVAKRWAAIFCQVDVDKFKDIVERYRVEALPTFLLLKQGVEKGRVVGAKVADLRTIIMANI, from the exons ATGTCATTGACCACCAATGTCGATG TGTTTAAGCCGCCCCGCAGAGGCTATTACTGGAGCTATTACATCATCACAAGCTCTCAAGAGCTAGAGTCCGCCCTGGCGCAAACCTATCCG GTGGTGCTCATGTTCTGGGCGAGCTGGAACGAGCCGTGCAGGGTGATGATGAGACCCTTCAGGGCCATGGCCGTGGCTAAGAGGTGGGCCGCCATATTCTGCCAGGTGGACGTCGACAAGTTCAAA GATATCGTGGAGCGGTACCGAGTGGAGGCGCTGCCAACGTTCCTGCTGCTCAAGCAAGGCGTGGAGAAGGGCAGGGTCGTCGGCGCCAAGGTCGCGGACCTCAGAACCATCATCATGGCCAACATATGA